From the Haloplasma contractile SSD-17B genome, one window contains:
- a CDS encoding LysM peptidoglycan-binding domain-containing protein, whose amino-acid sequence SYTVQAGDNLWSISRAYNVSIDAIRQANNLTTDELSIGQLLDIPETTTNQQVVTTSYTVQAGDNLWSISRAYNVSIDAIRQANNLTTDELSIGQLLDIPEITTNQQTATTSYTVQPGDNLSVIASTYNVTVNDLMNTNQLSTDVLQIGQVLEIPQEATVTPGVNQAIEAETVNYTVQPGDSLWTIANQYNVTVDALKQANNITTDTIVVGDTLTVPHIEEVLEHNETKLVAEAGVKDILYRVQRDDTIESIAYAHNLTPERIIEANNLVSDNIVPNQALIIPLATDASQERASTVNPITYTVQSGDDLWKIAKRHAVSIDDIREANNLTTDSLDIGQNLVIPTTLVFNETNRQSLEWLVEAQYNMTPTSVFHDQTAQNPEYWGKATREQISYYSNPNHFVQSETESYQFLVLNYHQGMDVQHLNTLLENRGVFDGMGSVFDQAASNYDVSQVYLIAHAMLETGNGTTPLAQGTLVTEVDGQPVTPRVVYNMYGINALDANPNQYGAEYAYKQGWFTVEDAIDGGAEWISSNYINHPTYQQNTLYKMRWNPSAPGIHQYSTDVAWAYHQTFIIAELLAPLPDIELEYDIPTFTEYAAV is encoded by the coding sequence TCTTACACGGTACAAGCTGGAGATAACTTATGGTCGATATCTCGGGCCTATAATGTCTCAATTGATGCGATTAGACAAGCCAATAATTTGACTACTGACGAATTATCAATTGGACAACTTTTAGATATTCCAGAGACCACAACAAATCAGCAAGTAGTAACTACTTCTTACACGGTACAAGCTGGGGATAACTTATGGTCGATATCTCGGGCCTATAATGTCTCAATTGATGCGATTAGACAAGCCAATAATTTAACTACTGACGAGTTATCAATTGGACAACTTTTAGATATTCCAGAGATTACAACAAATCAGCAAACGGCAACCACTTCTTATACCGTTCAACCCGGGGATAACTTATCAGTCATTGCAAGTACTTATAACGTAACAGTCAATGATCTTATGAATACAAATCAGTTATCTACAGATGTACTTCAAATTGGACAAGTCCTTGAAATTCCTCAAGAAGCTACTGTTACACCAGGTGTCAATCAAGCAATTGAAGCAGAAACAGTGAATTACACCGTGCAACCTGGAGATAGTCTATGGACAATCGCTAATCAGTACAATGTAACTGTCGATGCATTAAAACAAGCTAATAATATCACAACGGATACAATTGTTGTAGGCGATACGCTAACAGTTCCTCATATAGAAGAAGTCCTCGAGCATAATGAAACGAAACTAGTTGCAGAAGCTGGAGTCAAAGACATTCTCTATAGAGTTCAACGAGACGATACAATCGAAAGCATCGCATATGCACACAATTTAACTCCTGAACGAATTATAGAGGCAAACAATTTAGTAAGTGACAACATTGTCCCTAACCAAGCATTGATTATTCCACTTGCAACCGACGCATCACAAGAACGTGCAAGTACGGTTAATCCTATTACATACACCGTGCAATCTGGTGATGATTTATGGAAAATTGCTAAACGTCATGCTGTGTCAATAGATGACATCAGGGAAGCAAATAATTTAACTACTGATTCCTTAGACATCGGACAAAATCTGGTTATACCTACAACACTCGTGTTTAATGAGACGAACAGGCAGAGTTTGGAATGGTTAGTTGAAGCACAATACAACATGACACCGACATCAGTTTTCCATGATCAAACAGCACAAAATCCAGAATATTGGGGGAAAGCTACTAGGGAGCAAATCAGCTACTATTCTAACCCCAATCATTTTGTTCAAAGCGAAACTGAAAGCTATCAGTTCTTAGTACTAAATTATCACCAAGGAATGGATGTTCAACATTTAAATACATTATTAGAAAATAGAGGTGTATTTGATGGTATGGGATCTGTATTTGACCAAGCTGCTTCAAATTACGATGTTAGTCAAGTCTATCTTATAGCGCATGCTATGCTTGAAACAGGTAATGGTACGACTCCATTAGCTCAAGGTACACTGGTAACAGAAGTAGATGGACAACCCGTAACTCCTAGAGTCGTTTATAACATGTATGGAATTAATGCACTAGATGCCAACCCTAATCAATATGGTGCTGAATACGCCTATAAACAAGGATGGTTCACAGTTGAAGATGCAATCGATGGTGGTGCTGAATGGATTTCGAGTAATTATATCAATCATCCAACTTATCAACAAAATACACTCTATAAAATGAGATGGAACCCAAGTGCACCTGGCATTCATCAATACTCAACCGATGTAGCTTGGGCGTATCATCAAACATTCATCATAGCTGAGTTATTAGCGCCGTTACCAGATATAGAGCTTGAATATGACATTCCTACATTTACTGAATATGCTGCTGTATAA
- a CDS encoding thioredoxin family protein — MEIVTSINDVEQIIQNRDMVLIYFSGKNCGVCSVLKPKVNELTNEYPNIKKIEVEVENSLHLSAQYNLFTVPAVLLFIEGKEAIRELRHISMLDLETKISRYYKLFY; from the coding sequence ATGGAAATTGTTACATCTATAAATGATGTTGAACAAATCATACAAAACAGAGACATGGTTTTAATCTATTTTAGTGGAAAAAATTGTGGTGTATGCAGCGTCCTTAAACCTAAAGTTAACGAGTTGACAAATGAATATCCTAATATAAAAAAAATAGAAGTAGAGGTAGAAAACTCATTACATCTTTCAGCTCAATATAATTTGTTCACTGTCCCAGCGGTCCTATTGTTTATAGAAGGAAAAGAAGCCATTCGTGAACTAAGACATATTAGCATGCTTGATTTAGAAACTAAAATTTCACGATATTATAAATTGTTTTATTAA